CGCGCAGCGCGCCCGCGCACGAGCGTGCCATCCAGACGCTGATGAGCTGGAACATCGCGGTGGATGAGGCCATGTTCCTCGGCGGGCTCGAAAAAGGCGGCTTCCTGCGCGAGTTCGAACCGGATTTCTTCTTCGACGACCAGACGGGCCACGTCACCTCGGCCGCGCGCCACGTGCCGGCCGGCCACGTCACCAGCGGCATCTCGAACGTGCCGCGAATCCCTGCCGGTCCTGCGGGCGCCACCCCGGAACCCGCCGGTACGGCAGAGGCGGCAGTCCCGGCGGCGGCCCGTTGACGCCCGCGCAGCCGGCAGGGGCAAAGTTGTGCAACCCGCTGCAACCGTGCGTGAAAGCCTGCGCGCGCCGATTGCAAACCGCCGTCGCCGCGCCCATGTGTGACACCATGCCCCGCATGTACGACGCCACCCGCCACGCTTTGCTGCAACGCCCCTCCACCGTCTCCACCGGCTCCACTGCCTCCGCTGCCGATGCATCCCGACCCGCATGGCGCTCGAGTCGCCCGGCTGCCGTCCGCGCACGGGCGCTGACGGGCTGGCAGGACAGCCCCCAGCGCCGGGCCCTGGCGGCCCTGCTCGTGTCTGCGGGGGTGCTGTGCGCCCTGCTGGCGGCTGCGCCGGTCCACGCGCAGGCGACCGCCGCGCCGCGTGCGGCCGCTGCGCCCGCCTCGGCGCCGGCTTCCGCCGCCAGCGCTCCGCTCTCCAAGGGCGAGATCAAGGCCATGCGCGAATTCAAGATGCTGGATTTCAACGGCGACAACAAGCTCAGCCGTTCGGAGGTGGCGCTGTTCCCGCGGCTGGCCGGGGCCTTCGACGATGCCGACACCGACCACGACGGCTATGTGTCGTACGAAGAGGTGCGCGCTTTCGCGATCAAATACCGCGCCGAGCGCGACAAGGCCCGGGCAGCGGCTGCGGCGGCCTCCGCCCCGGCCGCCAAGCCGGCCGGCGCCCAGTGACCGGCGCTGGCGGCAGCGCTACAGCATTCAAGGTCAAAAACCCTTCATGCCGCCGGATTCATTCAATAGTTTGCTATATTTTTGATAGCGAATTGCCACCCGGTGTCACGAACCGCCGGTGCGCTTGATCTTGGGATCGGAATAGGTCAGCGGCTCGTTCTTGGCCTGCTGCGACATGCGCTCCTGCAGGGAGTTCTTGTTCACCTCCTGCGCCATGTCGATGGCCGTGCCGCTGGCGCGCCACATGGACTGGATGAACTCCAGGAGCTGCTTGTAGATGGGCTCCGGCGGCGGCTCCTTGGGCTCCTCGGCTTCTTCCTTCTTCTTGACCTCGGTCCAGTCGCGGTTGGAGGGGTCGGCGTCCGAGGGCTTCTCGGGCTCGCGGATGGTGACGCCCTCGCCCAGGCGGTCGGTGGATTCCACCGGCATCACCCCGTTCACGGGCCGGACCGGCACCGCGCCGGAGGCACCGGTGGAGTACAAATCGGCGCCCTGAGGACGCCAGTGCGGCGATCGATCGACAGGTGGCATTTGCATGGCAGGTTCCGGTGGTTACAGGGTGCGGCCGGGGGGAGCTAACCCCGTCTCGTACATCCATAACGGCAAAAAGAAGGGTGAATTAAGCCCTTTTTTCACCTTCGCGCCGATTTAAGGGTTTACCCCTATCTTTTGCCGTCCACGGCTGTCGCGGCCGGGTCATGCGCGCCGGGCCTGCCCCGGCGCCGGCGCGGCTACAGGAACCGCTCGAGCAGGCGCCGGGAGGCACGGTCGAGCGCGCCCACGTCCGGCACGCGGAACTGCACGCCATCGGCCGCGGCGATCAGCAGCGCGCTGCGGCTGCCCAGGCGCCGGATGTCTTCCTCGGCCTTCAGCACCAGTTGCGCCGTACCCCGGTCGGTTTCCACCGTCCAGGTGCTGGGCGTGGTGAATCCCGAGACGGCGGTGATCTGCGTGATAGTGGGCACGAACTCGCGCGCCGCCAGTTCTTCCTCGATCAGCGCGCGGGCCGGCGCATCGATCTGCTCCAGCCGGTCGATCCACAGCAGTTCATGGCCATCCGGCCCGACGAGCGAGAGGCCCTCGTGCGGCGCCGCGATGGGGAAGGCCCGCACCGGGACGGCCTCGTGCACCGTGCCATCGGCCTGCGTGAGCACGAGCCGGCCGTGGGCGTTGCGGGCCAGCGCCAGGGTGAGAGGGGTGAAGGATGGGGTCATCGGAATCCGCGGCGCACGGCGCCGGCCAGGAAGAGGGAACGGAAGAACGGCGTCATTGCTGGCCGGCGGGGTGCGAGGGGTGCAGCAGCGCGCTTTCGACCACGACGAGGCCCGACGCCTCGGCGTCTTCCTCGGCGCGGCGGGCCTGGGCCTCGTACAGGCGCCAGTAGGCGCCCTGCTTTTCCATGAGGGCATCGTGCGGGCCGACCTCGACGATCTCGCCGCGGTCCATGACCACGAGGCGGTCGGCCTTGCGCAGCGTGGAGAGCCGGTGGGCGATGGCGATGGTGGTGCGCCCCTGCACGAGGTTGTCCAGCGCCTTCTGGATCTCCTTTTCGGTCTCGGTGTCCACGGCAGAGGTCGCCTCGTCGAGGATCAGGATGCGCGGGTCGATCAGCAGCGCGCGCGCGATGCTGATGCGCTGGCGCTCCCCGCCGGAGAGGCCCTGCCCGCGCTCGCCCACCAGCGAGTCGTAGCCGTGCGGCAGGCGCAGGATGAATTCGTGCGCATGGGCCGCGCGGGCAGCGGCGACGATCTCGTCGCGCGTGGCGTCGGGCTTGCCGTAGGCGATGTTCTCCGCGATGGTGCCGAAGAACAGGAAGGGCTCCTGCAGCACCAGGCCGATGTGGCGGCGGTAGTCGGCCACGCGCAGGCGGCGCACGTCCACGCCGTCCACCTGGATCGAGCCTTCGGTCGCGTCGTAGAAGCGGCTGATGAGGTTCACCAGCGTGCTCTTGCCCGAGCCGCTGTGGCCCACGAGGCCGATCATCTCGCCGGGCCGGATGTCGAGGTTCAGCCCCTTGATGACCGAGCGGCTGCCGTAGCGGAAGCCCAGGTTGCGCATCGCGATGGCGCCGCGCACGTGGTTCATCTCCACGGGCTGCGCGGGGTCGGGCACGTTGCTCACGTGGTCCAGGATGTCGAAGATGCGCTTCGCGCCCGCCGCGGCCTTCTGCGTAACGGAAACGATGCGGCTCATCGAATCGAGCCGCGTGTAGAAGCGGCCGATGTAGGCGATGAAGGCCGCCAGCACACCCACCGTGATCTGGTTGTGCGCCACCAGCCAGATGCCGAAGCCCCACACCACCAGCAGGCCGACCTCGGTCATGAGCGAGACCGTGGGCGTGAACAGCGACCAGGTCTTGTTGAGCCGGTCGTTCACTTCCAGGTTGTGCTGGTTCGCGTCGCGAAAGCGCTGGGCCTCTCGCTTTTCCTGGGCGAAGGCCTTCACCACGCGGATGCCGGGGATCGTGTCGGCCAGCACGTTGGTCACCTCGGACCACACGCGGTCGATCTTCTCGAAGCCGGTCCGCAGCCGGTCGCGCACGTTGTGGATGAGCCAGGCGATGAACGGCAGCGGCACCAGCGTGACCAGGGCAAGCCAGGGGTTGATCGAGAACAGGATGCCCGCGGTCATGAGGATCATGAGCACGTCGGTCATGAAGTCGAGCGCATGCAGCGAAAGGAAAACGTTGATGCGGTCCGTTTCCGAGCCGATGCGCGCCATCAGGTCGCCGGTGCGCTTGCCGCCGAAGTAATCGAGCGAGAGCCGCAGCAGGTGCTCGTAGGTGGTGGTGCGCAGGTCGGCGCCGATGCGCTCCGACACCAGCGCGAGGATGTAGGTGCGCGCCCAGCCCAGACCCCAGGCCAGCAGCGCCGAGAGCAGCAGCCCGCCCAGGTACAGCGCCACCAGATTCACCGGAATCTGCTGGCCGTTCTGGTAGGGGATGAGGATGTCATCCATGAGCGGGATCGTCAGGTAGGGCGGGACCAGCGTCGCGGCCGTGGAGGCCAGCGTGAGCCCGAAGCCGGTCGCGAGCTGCTTGCGGTAGGGCCGCGCGAAGCGCCACAGCCGCAGCAGCACCCAGGTGGAGGTGGGCGGCGCCTGCGTGCGGGCGCAGGCCGGGCATTCGTCGCTGTCGGGCGGCAAAACGGCGTGGCAGGTGGGGCAGCGCGGCTCGTCGTCGCCGTGCTGGGCCGCACCCTCTGCGCCGGGGCGCGTGAGGCGCGCGAGCTGCTGCTCGAACTTCTGCACGAGCCGCAGGGCCTGCGGATGGGCGCCGAGCGTGAACCGCCAGAGCGCGAGGCGCCGCTCGGAATCGTGCAGCTCGAGCGTGCCGACACCGCCGTGGTCGAGCAGGCGAAGGGCCAGGCCGGGCGCCAGGGGCCACTGCTGGAGCGGGCCTCCGGCCTCGCGGGAGAGCAGCCGCCGGTCGGTCAATGCCAGCAGGCCGCGGACGAAGCGCAGGGAGGCGCTCAGGTCAACCTCCAGCGCCGCTGTTACGTTTTCGTCGGAAGCGAGTTCCGCCCGCAATTCGTCCCCGGCAGGGGGCGTCAAGACACCGAAGGCGTCCACAGGATGGTGATTTTGCATTTTGGTTCGTGGTTCCGTCCCGGGTGGCCCGGGAAGCCAGCCCGTGTGCTGGCAGGCATTGTCCCCGAAGCATCGGGCAGCCGGTCGGCATCGGCGTCTAACGCAGCGACGGCGCTCCCCGCTGACACCTCCCACCCCGCGGGACAGCCCGGCGGTTGAGCGCCCGAAGCTGGCGCACAATCCCCCGACTGTCCCTTCCGCTCGGCCCTGCCGGTCCCGTTTCCTTTACGCTGCAACCCATGGCGACGACATTCCCCGACATCCAACTGCTGCGCATCAACTACCTGCGCGGACCCAACATCTGGACGTACCGCCCGGTGCTCGAAGTCTGGCTGGACCTCGGCGCGCTGGAAGACCACCCGTCCAACGCCCTGCCCGGCTTCAACGAGCGCCTCACGCGCTGGCTGCCGGCCCTCATTGAGCACCACTGCGGCGTGGGCGAGCGCGGCGGCTTCCTGCAGCGGCTGGAGAGCGGCACCTGGTGCGGCCACGTTCTGGAGCACATCGTGATCGAGCTGCTCAACCTCTCGGGCATGCCGACGGGCTTCGGGCAGACGCGCAGCACGAGCCAGCGCGGCGTGTACCGCATGGTGTTCCGTGCCCGCGACGAGCGCGTGGCCCGCGTGGCGCTGGAGCAGGGCCACCGCCTCATCATGGCGGCCATCAACGACCAGCCCTTCGACGTCGCCGCGGCCGTGGCCCGCGTGCGCACCGAAGTGGACGACCAGTACCTCGGCCCCAGCACTGCCTGCATCGTGACCGCGGCCACCGACCGCGGCATCCCCCACATCCGGCTCAACGACGGCAACCTCGTGCAGCTGGGCTACGGCGCCTCGCAGCGCCGCATCTGGACCGCCGAGAGCGAGTTCACGAGCGCCATCGCCGAAGGCATCGCGAGCGACAAGGACCTCACCAAGAGCCTGCTGCAGTCGTGCGGCGTGCCGGTGCCCGAGGGCCAGATCGTGAACAGCCCCGAGGAGGCCTGGGAGGCCGCCCAGGACATCGGCCTGCCCGTGGTGGTGAAGCCTTCGGACGGCAACCACGGCCGCGGCGTGACGCTGGACCTGCGCAAGAAGGAAGACATCGAAGCCGCCTACCACGCCGCCTACCCCGAGGGCAGCGACGTGATCGTGGAGCGCTTCATCCCCGGCGACGAGCACCGGCTGCTCGTGGTCGGAGGCCGCGTGGTGGCCGCCGCGCGCGGCGAGGTGGTGAGCATCACCGGCAACGGCCGCTCCACCGTGCAGGAACTCATCGACGCCCAGCTCAATTCGGACCCGCGCCGCGGCTACGAGGAAGAGTACCCGCTCGAGTTGATCGAAGTGGCCGACAACCCCGCCGTCCAGCTCGAGCTGAAGCGCCAGGACCTCGCGGCCGACTCCGTGCCCGAGGCGGGGCGGCAGGTCGTGGTGCAGCGCAACGGCAACGTGGCCGTGGACTGCACGGACGAAGTGCACCCCGACGTGGCGTACACGGCCGCGCTGGCGGCCAAGGTGGTGGGGCTGGACATCGCCGGCATCGACCTCGTGGCGCAGGACATCGCCCGGCCGCTGCAGGACCAGGGCGGCGCGATCGTCGAGGTGAACGCCGGCCCCGGCCTGCTGATGCACCTGAAGCCCGCCATCGGCGCTCCCCGCCCCGTGGGCCAGGCGATCGCCGAGCACCTGTTCCCCGCGGCCGACGACGCGCCGGAAGGCACCGTCGGCCGCATCCCGCTGGTGGGCGTGGCCGGCACGCGCGGCACCGCCACCATCGCCCGCGTGGTGGGGTGGCTCATGCACCTGGGCGGCCGGCACACGGGCCTGGCCTGCCGCGAGGGCCTGTTCCTCGACCGCCGCTGCGTGGACACCACCGACAGCGCCCACTGGGAAGCGGCGCACCGCCTGCTCATGAACCAGATGGTGCAGGCCGCCGTGATCGAGAACGATGCGCGCACCATCCTGCGCGACGGCCTCGCGTACGACCGCTGCCAGGTGGGCGTGGTCACCGACATGGACGGCAAGGACGCGCTGGCCGAGTTCGACGTGCAGGACCAGGACCAGATGTACAAGGTGCTGCGCACGCAGGTGGACGTGGTGCTGCCCGGCGGCGCGGCGGTGCTCAATGCCGCCGAGCCGCAGGTGCTGGAACTGGCCCCGCTGTCCGACGGTGCCGTGGTGCTCTACGCACAGGACGGCACGCTGCCGGCCATCGCCGAGCACCGTGCCCAGGACGGCGGCCGGGCGGTCTTCGTGAAGAACGGCCGCGTGGTGCTGGCCACCGGTTCGGCCGAGCACGTGCTGGCGCCGCTGGCCGACCTCACCTTCGGCCGCCATGCGGTGCAGACCGACCCCGACACGCTGCTGGCCATCGTGGCCACGGCCTGGGCGCTGGACGTCGCGCCGGACCTCATCGGTGCCGGCATCAAGACCTTCGAGCCCGAGCCGCCCTGCCCGCCCGCGCACGCCACGGCCCTGACCGGCGCCTGAACGCCCCGCCGCCCGCCTTCCGACCGAGAAGAACCAAGAGAGCATTTTCCCCATGGACGTATCCCGCATCCGTGCCCTGCGCGGCCCCAATCTCTGGAGCCGCCACACCTCCATCGAGGCCATCGTGACCTGCGCCGAGAACGAGCGCGCGATGGGCCAGATCGCCGGCTTCGAAGCCCGCCTGCGCGCCCTGTTCCCGGCCGTGGGCGTGCTGCACCCCGAAGGCGGCGACAGCGACATTTCCCTGGCGCACGTACTGCAGTCCGCGGCGCTGGCGCTGCAGGCGCAGGCCGGCTGCCCGGTGAGCTTCAGCCGCACGTCGGCCACGCCGGATCCCGGCGTCTACCAGGTGGTGGTCGAGTACACCGAGGAAGCCGTGGGCCGGCAGGCCTTCGCCGATGCGCAGGCACTGATCGAGGCGGCGCTGCAGCACGGCCCCTTCGATGCCGATGCCGCCATCGCACGGCTGCGCGAGAACGACGAGGACGAGCGCCTGGGCCCGAGCACGGGCTCCATCGTCGATGCGGCCGTGGCACGGGGCATACCGTTCCGCCGCCTCACGCGCGGCAGCCTCGTGCAGTTCGGCTGGGGGTCCAAACAGCGCCGCATCCAGGCGGCCGAGGTCGATTCGACCAGCGCGGTGGCCGAGTCCAT
The DNA window shown above is from Acidovorax sp. NCPPB 4044 and carries:
- a CDS encoding EF-hand domain-containing protein, translated to MLVSAGVLCALLAAAPVHAQATAAPRAAAAPASAPASAASAPLSKGEIKAMREFKMLDFNGDNKLSRSEVALFPRLAGAFDDADTDHDGYVSYEEVRAFAIKYRAERDKARAAAAAASAPAAKPAGAQ
- a CDS encoding cyanophycin metabolism-associated DUF1854 family protein, giving the protein MTPSFTPLTLALARNAHGRLVLTQADGTVHEAVPVRAFPIAAPHEGLSLVGPDGHELLWIDRLEQIDAPARALIEEELAAREFVPTITQITAVSGFTTPSTWTVETDRGTAQLVLKAEEDIRRLGSRSALLIAAADGVQFRVPDVGALDRASRRLLERFL
- a CDS encoding cyanophycin metabolism-associated ABC transporter codes for the protein MQNHHPVDAFGVLTPPAGDELRAELASDENVTAALEVDLSASLRFVRGLLALTDRRLLSREAGGPLQQWPLAPGLALRLLDHGGVGTLELHDSERRLALWRFTLGAHPQALRLVQKFEQQLARLTRPGAEGAAQHGDDEPRCPTCHAVLPPDSDECPACARTQAPPTSTWVLLRLWRFARPYRKQLATGFGLTLASTAATLVPPYLTIPLMDDILIPYQNGQQIPVNLVALYLGGLLLSALLAWGLGWARTYILALVSERIGADLRTTTYEHLLRLSLDYFGGKRTGDLMARIGSETDRINVFLSLHALDFMTDVLMILMTAGILFSINPWLALVTLVPLPFIAWLIHNVRDRLRTGFEKIDRVWSEVTNVLADTIPGIRVVKAFAQEKREAQRFRDANQHNLEVNDRLNKTWSLFTPTVSLMTEVGLLVVWGFGIWLVAHNQITVGVLAAFIAYIGRFYTRLDSMSRIVSVTQKAAAGAKRIFDILDHVSNVPDPAQPVEMNHVRGAIAMRNLGFRYGSRSVIKGLNLDIRPGEMIGLVGHSGSGKSTLVNLISRFYDATEGSIQVDGVDVRRLRVADYRRHIGLVLQEPFLFFGTIAENIAYGKPDATRDEIVAAARAAHAHEFILRLPHGYDSLVGERGQGLSGGERQRISIARALLIDPRILILDEATSAVDTETEKEIQKALDNLVQGRTTIAIAHRLSTLRKADRLVVMDRGEIVEVGPHDALMEKQGAYWRLYEAQARRAEEDAEASGLVVVESALLHPSHPAGQQ
- a CDS encoding cyanophycin synthetase; translation: MATTFPDIQLLRINYLRGPNIWTYRPVLEVWLDLGALEDHPSNALPGFNERLTRWLPALIEHHCGVGERGGFLQRLESGTWCGHVLEHIVIELLNLSGMPTGFGQTRSTSQRGVYRMVFRARDERVARVALEQGHRLIMAAINDQPFDVAAAVARVRTEVDDQYLGPSTACIVTAATDRGIPHIRLNDGNLVQLGYGASQRRIWTAESEFTSAIAEGIASDKDLTKSLLQSCGVPVPEGQIVNSPEEAWEAAQDIGLPVVVKPSDGNHGRGVTLDLRKKEDIEAAYHAAYPEGSDVIVERFIPGDEHRLLVVGGRVVAAARGEVVSITGNGRSTVQELIDAQLNSDPRRGYEEEYPLELIEVADNPAVQLELKRQDLAADSVPEAGRQVVVQRNGNVAVDCTDEVHPDVAYTAALAAKVVGLDIAGIDLVAQDIARPLQDQGGAIVEVNAGPGLLMHLKPAIGAPRPVGQAIAEHLFPAADDAPEGTVGRIPLVGVAGTRGTATIARVVGWLMHLGGRHTGLACREGLFLDRRCVDTTDSAHWEAAHRLLMNQMVQAAVIENDARTILRDGLAYDRCQVGVVTDMDGKDALAEFDVQDQDQMYKVLRTQVDVVLPGGAAVLNAAEPQVLELAPLSDGAVVLYAQDGTLPAIAEHRAQDGGRAVFVKNGRVVLATGSAEHVLAPLADLTFGRHAVQTDPDTLLAIVATAWALDVAPDLIGAGIKTFEPEPPCPPAHATALTGA